ATCGATGAAGTTATTGTCGAAATTTCGAGAATAGAATACTTAATTTCGGATTGGAAACCTACAACGCAAATTTCGGAAGTCAATCAAAATGCAGGAATCTGTCCCGTGAAAGTAGATAAAGAAGTCTTTGAATTAACCCAAAGAGCACTTCATTTTTCAGAAATTACCAATGGGGGTTTTGATATTAGTTTTGCCGCTATGGATAGAATTTGGAAATTTGATGGATCGATGACCGAAATGCCTTCGGCGGAAGCTATCAAAAAATCGGTAGAGAAAGTTGGTTATAAAAACATTATTTTGGATAGTATAAACTCGACCATTTTCCTAAAACTGAAAGGGATGAAAATTGGATTTGGTGCTTTGGGAGAAGGTTATGCAACCAACAAATGTAAAGAAATGATGCTTGCCAAAGGAATCGAAGCTGGAATTGTAAACGGCACTGGAGATATGAGTACTTGGGGACAACAACCCAACGGAAAACCATGGAATATTGGCATTACCAATCCGTTTCATCCTGAAAAATTATTAGCTGTAGTTCCACTTTCTGGAGCAGTTACCACTTCAGGTTCCTATGAAAAGTTTGTAGTATTTGGTGGTAAACGTTATTCGCACATCATTAACCCTTCAACTGGCTATCCTGTAACTGGTTTATGCAGTGTAACTGTTTTTGGACCTAATGCAGAAATAGCTAATGGCTTGAGCACTTCCTTGATGGTTTTAGGTAAAACAGCAGGATTATCGTTACTTGAAAAATTCCCTGATTACAGCTGCATTATGATTACTGACGCTGGAAAAGTAGTAAAATCGAAAAACTTCAAAATCAAAAAATTCAAAGCCAAATTGTAACTTTTGAATTAATAATCCCTTTTTAATTTAGTAAAAAAATTACGGCTCTTCCTTATTGATAAAGAAGCCAACTTTCCTTTAGAATGTAAATAAAACTCGATGTAAATTCTTTTTAATTTTATTCTCGAAAATTAACATCAAAATTAGCATCAGCTTCCGCTTCTTAGACACAATTTCAGCAGTTTTTAAGGCTAAAACCTCTAATTTATTTCATATTATTAATAAAATTAAAGATAAACTAGTTTTTAAAATATTGTAAATCAGATAAATACACCTTGTTAAAATATTATTAATATTTATTCTAAATAAACTTTGTGAAACCAAATTGACGACCTATATTTGCAATGTTATTTTTAATTATTCCAAATAAACATCATGAAATATATTTTACTCCCCTTGACATTCTTAGCTCTCAGCTTAAATACTCAAGCTCAAGAAATTGCAAGCAATAGTTCACAATCTAATGATAAAGAACTTTACTATTTTTCTTCGGATACTATAAAATCAGCAAATGATACTGTTAAGAAAAGAAAAGGACAAGAATTAAAAGAAGTTATTGTTACTGGAAATAAACCACAAAAACCTGTTTCTGCATTGCGTTCTGGTTTAAAACCAATGGATATTCCCCAGAGTGTTCAAGTAATTGGTTCAGAAATCATTGAGCAACAACAAGCAATCCGCTTGAGTGATGTAATAAAAAATGCCAACGGTGTCTATGTAGGTTCAGCTCGTGGTGGAGCTCAAGAATCATTATTCTCAAGAGGATATGATATGTCTGCCAACAATATGTTTAAAAACGGTTTCCGTTATAATGCAGGTTCAATTCCTGATGTTGCATCTTTAGAAAGAGTAGAATTTCTTAAAGGTGGTTCTGCTTTATTATTTGGAAACGTCACTCCTGGTGGAATCCTAAATTTGGTAACAAAAACACCAAAATTTACAGAAGGGGGACAATTTACAATGCAAATGGGAAGCTATGCTTTTTACAAACCATCTATTGACATTTATGGTCCATTAAATAAATCTATAGCTTATAGATTCAATGCATCTTACGAAAATTCAGAAAGTTTTAGAGATTATGTAAAAAATGATCGTATATATATAAATCCATCGGTATTGTTCAAAATTTCAGACAAAACTCAGATCATAGCTCAAGGAGATTATCTAAGTGCTGACTGGATTCCTGATTTTGGAACTGGAATCGTAAATAACACTAAAACCATTTTAGACATTCCTCGCAATGTGTATTTTGGAGCCCTTTGGTCAACAGGTAACACTAAATCATCAAGTGCATCGATAGTATTTAATCACGATTTTAATGACAACTGGAAATTAGGTTTCAATTCCTCATATCAATCCTATCAAAGAACTCAAAAATCTACATCACAGCTAAGCACAGTTGAAGCCAATGGAAACTGGAAACGTGGTCTAACCCAATCTGACGCCGCCGAAAATATATTTGGTGATCAATTGAGTTTGCAAGGGACTTTCAATACGGGAAAAATCAAACACCAAATTTTTACAGGTATGGATTATGAAAGTTCAACTGCACCAAGCTATACTTTTGGTTTTTATGATCCAGCAAAACCTGCAGATCTTATAACAACAGAAGCTACACCAATAAACCTTTTTAACTACGATTATAGTACGCAAAGTCTAAATGTACCATATCCAACTAGAATAACACAACTAGCTACTACTGATACCCAAAGATTTGGAATTTATGCACAGGATTTACTTTCGATTAACAAGTATGTAAAGGTTCTGGCAGGACTGCGTTGGTCATGGCAAGAAAGTGACGTTACTACAACAAAAGAAGAAATAAAAAAAATCGATAATATAAATACCATTACAACGACTTATGAAAATGCAATTCCTACAACAGGAGGTAAATCTATAAACAGTGCTTTTTCTCCAAAAATAGGATTGGTAATTCAGCCTAATAAAGAATTGTCTTTATTTGCGAGCTACTCAAACTCATTTACTCCAAATACAGGAACAACAGTAAATTTAGAAACATTAGACCCTTCTATAATAGACCAATACGAAGTAGGTATCAAAAAAGATTTCTGGAAAGGCCTTTTGAGCACCAATATAACTGTATATCAAATATCTAATAATAATTTAGCACAAACAGCTCAATATCTAGCTGATGGTGTGACCCAAAACGTAACTACTACTATAAAAGAATTAGTAGGAGCAACAAAAGGAAAAGGAATAGAAATAGACATTACTGCTAGACCTATTACAGGTTTAAATATTAATGCTGGATATAGCTTTAATGAAACCAAAGTTTCTGAGTCTTCTGGTACAAATGGTAGCTTAGTTGTAGGAGACGTTCTAGCAAGAACACCTAAAAACACAGCCAATTTAAGCTTCTTCTACACTTTGCCTAGCGGTGTATTAAAAGGACTTTCTTTTGGAGCTATCGGAAATTATATTGGAAATCGTACTGGAGGATGGAATGATGACTATTTATGGACAGAAAAAACACCTGCAACCAATCCAAAAACATATACTGTAACTATCAGAGATCGTGATATTCCATTAGAGGGATACACAACTGTTGATGCGTCTGTTGGTTATGATTGGAAAAAAATATCAATCTTATGTAAATTATCAAATATTACAAATGAATTGAATTATACTGTACATGAAAATTATAGTGTAAACCCAATTGCACCTCGTCAGGTACTAGTAAGTTTGAAATACAAATTATAAAATATCTCAAGTTAGTTTTATTTTTTTTCAAAAGCTTTTTCGATCACTTTCATCTGTTTGAAACACCGAAAAAGTTTTTGTTTTAAGAACATGAACCATTTTAGAAAAAATACCCGAAGACTTTTAAAACCTCATTTAGCAATAGATGAGGTTTTTTGTTTTTAAAAATGAGCACATTTTTTAATTATATTTACTCACCAACAACAATACTAAATAAATCCTATGACCCATTCCAAAAAGAACCAATTGCAAAAAAGCCTTGGATTAAGTTTTAATATTGCTGTTTTAATTGGAGGAACAATTGGTGTTGGAATTCTTCGTACACCTGGAGCAATAGCAGCAATGCTTGATAATTACTGGCTCATTATTAGTTGTTGGTTTTGTGGAGGAATATATATTTTAATTGGTGCCAATTCGTATGCAGAACTTGCTACAATGCTACCAAAAGCTGGAGGTTCTTACAATTATATAAAAAGAGCTTTTGGGGATTATGCAGGATTTCTTTCGGGTTGGTATGATTATATCTGCAATGCGATTCCTCCTGCATTTTATTGTATTGTTATTAGCGAATATGTGATTATTTTATTTCCTAGTTTAGAAAATCATGCTACTACAATTGCTCTTTCCTTTTTGATTACTTTTCTTTTAATTCATATCGGAGGCATAAAAAACGGAAGTGTTATTCAACAAGTGACCAGTGTGATAAAAGTAATTTGTTTTACCGCCTTAATAGTCTCTTGTTTTATATATTCCGGTGTAAAAATAGCTCCAATAGAAAAGGATACGTCAATTTTTCAAATTGGTCTTTTATTTGGTTTTTTCAAATCACTACAATTAATCATCGGCACTTATGACGGTTGGTATTCGGTTTGCTTTTTTGCCGAAGAAGACAGAAACCCAAGTCAAAACATTCCAAAATCTTTATTTAGCGGAGCTATACTTGTTATATTAATTTATGTTTTACTGAATATGGCATTTTTTCATGTCTTACCCGTTTCAGAATTGGCTAATTCAAATTTGGCTGCAGCAGATGTTGCAAAGGTTATTTTCGGAAAAAATGGAGCAATTATAGTAACTGTTATTGCTATTTTTTCTTTGATTAGTATATTGAATGCTTTCATGATGATTCCAACCAGAATCCTTTATGGCTTGAGTCGAGATGGTTTTTTTATTGAAAAAGGAACAAAAATCAACAAAGGCGGGACACCAATTGTTGCACTTCTAGTTTCATCTTTATTTAGTTTTGTATTGATTTGCATTGGTTCGTTTGAAGTCTTATTCTCTTTTGGAACGTTCATGTCTGTTATTGTTTGGGGATTGGCATATTGCTCACTAATAAAACTTAGAAAAAAAGAACCTAACTTACCTAGGCCATATCGTTCCATTTGGTATCCTTGGCTAACTTATTTAGCTATTGCAACTACTTTAGGACTTTTGCTTGGTTTTGTTTACAGTGATCTGAAGAATTTTATCATCATTGCTATTACGACGCTACTTTCATATCCTTTGTTTTTATTTTTAAATCGAAAGAAAAAAGCATAACTACTATTATAAAAAAACAAACCCGACAAATTCAAAAATCTGTCGGGTTTTACTATTTAAAAGCAAATTGGATTTCTTATTTCAATCCAGCCAAACTTTGCTCGATTGTAGCAATTTTTGCCAAAGCATCTGCCTCTTTTTGTCTTTCGTTAGCCAAAACTTTTTCTGGTACACCGTTCACAAATTTCTCGTTTGATAGTTTATTTTGAACTGATTTCAAGAAACCTTGAGTATAT
The Flavobacterium sp. 5 DNA segment above includes these coding regions:
- a CDS encoding FAD:protein FMN transferase, coding for MNTKSITTFFIIIFQIVSLNSNAQVLRKRNTMLMGGRFDITIVAKDSLSAEQSIDEVIVEISRIEYLISDWKPTTQISEVNQNAGICPVKVDKEVFELTQRALHFSEITNGGFDISFAAMDRIWKFDGSMTEMPSAEAIKKSVEKVGYKNIILDSINSTIFLKLKGMKIGFGALGEGYATNKCKEMMLAKGIEAGIVNGTGDMSTWGQQPNGKPWNIGITNPFHPEKLLAVVPLSGAVTTSGSYEKFVVFGGKRYSHIINPSTGYPVTGLCSVTVFGPNAEIANGLSTSLMVLGKTAGLSLLEKFPDYSCIMITDAGKVVKSKNFKIKKFKAKL
- a CDS encoding APC family permease, with protein sequence MTHSKKNQLQKSLGLSFNIAVLIGGTIGVGILRTPGAIAAMLDNYWLIISCWFCGGIYILIGANSYAELATMLPKAGGSYNYIKRAFGDYAGFLSGWYDYICNAIPPAFYCIVISEYVIILFPSLENHATTIALSFLITFLLIHIGGIKNGSVIQQVTSVIKVICFTALIVSCFIYSGVKIAPIEKDTSIFQIGLLFGFFKSLQLIIGTYDGWYSVCFFAEEDRNPSQNIPKSLFSGAILVILIYVLLNMAFFHVLPVSELANSNLAAADVAKVIFGKNGAIIVTVIAIFSLISILNAFMMIPTRILYGLSRDGFFIEKGTKINKGGTPIVALLVSSLFSFVLICIGSFEVLFSFGTFMSVIVWGLAYCSLIKLRKKEPNLPRPYRSIWYPWLTYLAIATTLGLLLGFVYSDLKNFIIIAITTLLSYPLFLFLNRKKKA
- a CDS encoding TonB-dependent siderophore receptor → MKYILLPLTFLALSLNTQAQEIASNSSQSNDKELYYFSSDTIKSANDTVKKRKGQELKEVIVTGNKPQKPVSALRSGLKPMDIPQSVQVIGSEIIEQQQAIRLSDVIKNANGVYVGSARGGAQESLFSRGYDMSANNMFKNGFRYNAGSIPDVASLERVEFLKGGSALLFGNVTPGGILNLVTKTPKFTEGGQFTMQMGSYAFYKPSIDIYGPLNKSIAYRFNASYENSESFRDYVKNDRIYINPSVLFKISDKTQIIAQGDYLSADWIPDFGTGIVNNTKTILDIPRNVYFGALWSTGNTKSSSASIVFNHDFNDNWKLGFNSSYQSYQRTQKSTSQLSTVEANGNWKRGLTQSDAAENIFGDQLSLQGTFNTGKIKHQIFTGMDYESSTAPSYTFGFYDPAKPADLITTEATPINLFNYDYSTQSLNVPYPTRITQLATTDTQRFGIYAQDLLSINKYVKVLAGLRWSWQESDVTTTKEEIKKIDNINTITTTYENAIPTTGGKSINSAFSPKIGLVIQPNKELSLFASYSNSFTPNTGTTVNLETLDPSIIDQYEVGIKKDFWKGLLSTNITVYQISNNNLAQTAQYLADGVTQNVTTTIKELVGATKGKGIEIDITARPITGLNINAGYSFNETKVSESSGTNGSLVVGDVLARTPKNTANLSFFYTLPSGVLKGLSFGAIGNYIGNRTGGWNDDYLWTEKTPATNPKTYTVTIRDRDIPLEGYTTVDASVGYDWKKISILCKLSNITNELNYTVHENYSVNPIAPRQVLVSLKYKL